A window of the Dyadobacter pollutisoli genome harbors these coding sequences:
- a CDS encoding SDR family NAD(P)-dependent oxidoreductase, whose product MSKLKNKVAVITGGNSGIGFGIAQEFKNEGAVGTIVGRSQQTLDGSVAKLGDNFMAINADVTNLADLERVFKETSEKFGKIDVIVANAGGAVTGATFGTVADIGEADYDRTMDLNLKSVYFTVHKALPYMNDGGSIILIGSNAAHRAYASFTLYGAAKAAVIHFAKGFSNDLLHRKIRVNVISPGTTDTPVFDRFVPLEALETVKKYWADLMPIGRIGQPSDIGKTAVFLASDDSSFMLGAELLVDGGLSYLSK is encoded by the coding sequence ATGAGTAAACTAAAAAACAAAGTAGCCGTTATTACAGGCGGTAATAGTGGCATTGGGTTTGGCATTGCCCAGGAATTCAAGAATGAAGGTGCTGTCGGAACGATTGTAGGCAGATCTCAGCAAACTTTGGATGGTTCGGTGGCTAAGCTTGGAGACAATTTTATGGCCATCAACGCAGATGTAACCAATCTTGCCGACCTGGAAAGAGTCTTTAAAGAAACATCTGAAAAGTTTGGAAAAATAGACGTAATCGTAGCCAACGCAGGCGGCGCCGTTACAGGGGCAACATTTGGTACGGTGGCAGATATTGGCGAGGCCGACTATGACAGGACAATGGATTTAAATCTGAAAAGCGTCTACTTCACCGTTCATAAAGCATTGCCCTACATGAATGATGGTGGTTCCATTATTCTGATCGGTTCAAACGCAGCGCATCGGGCATATGCGTCTTTTACGCTTTACGGCGCTGCAAAAGCCGCTGTGATCCATTTTGCAAAAGGATTTTCAAACGACCTTTTACATAGAAAAATCAGAGTAAATGTCATATCACCCGGTACAACCGATACACCAGTATTTGACAGGTTTGTTCCCCTCGAAGCGCTTGAAACTGTAAAAAAATACTGGGCTGATCTCATGCCTATTGGCAGAATCGGGCAGCCATCTGACATTGGCAAAACAGCGGTTTTTTTGGCTTCTGATGATTCTTCCTTTATGCTTGGTGCTGAACTTCTCGTGGATGGGGGGTTGAGTTATTTGTCCAAATAA
- a CDS encoding prohibitin family protein, with amino-acid sequence MFILTIGVLMLLTGFFTAKASYPISRYSFMLKIAGLAITVLGLVTASIRQIDAGTIGVQSVFGKVSADILENGLSVVNPLAEVAVFDTKTQNYTMSAVTSEGEQKGDDAIRVLSADGLEVVIDLTVLYRIMPEKAPAIFKGIGLDYKDKIVRPVTRTRIRDNAVYYDAVALYSKRRDEFQNRIYQTIDKDFKSRGLILEQLLIRNINLPESVKKTIESKINAEQEAQKMEFVLQKERQEAERKRVEAKGIADYQTIIALSLTDRQLQYESIKAQKELAASPNAKVIVMGAKGSVPLIVSDK; translated from the coding sequence ATGTTCATTTTAACAATAGGCGTCTTGATGCTGCTGACCGGTTTTTTTACCGCCAAAGCTTCCTATCCGATCTCCCGCTATTCGTTTATGCTCAAAATTGCCGGTCTGGCCATAACCGTTCTGGGGCTTGTCACAGCAAGCATCCGGCAGATTGATGCAGGTACGATTGGGGTGCAATCTGTATTCGGTAAGGTCAGTGCAGACATTCTTGAAAATGGGCTGAGCGTTGTAAACCCACTGGCCGAAGTGGCAGTGTTCGATACCAAAACTCAAAACTATACAATGTCGGCTGTCACCAGCGAAGGTGAGCAGAAAGGCGATGATGCGATACGGGTCCTTTCTGCCGATGGGCTGGAAGTGGTCATCGACCTGACGGTTCTTTACAGGATTATGCCTGAGAAAGCGCCTGCTATTTTCAAGGGGATTGGTCTGGACTATAAAGACAAAATCGTGCGCCCGGTCACCCGCACCCGCATCCGCGACAATGCCGTTTATTATGATGCTGTTGCCCTTTATTCCAAAAGACGCGACGAATTCCAAAACAGAATATACCAGACCATTGATAAGGACTTCAAAAGCAGGGGGCTTATCCTGGAGCAACTGCTGATCCGCAATATCAATCTTCCTGAATCGGTCAAAAAAACCATTGAATCCAAAATAAACGCCGAGCAGGAAGCACAAAAAATGGAATTTGTCCTCCAAAAAGAAAGGCAGGAAGCCGAGAGGAAGCGTGTAGAGGCCAAAGGTATCGCCGACTACCAAACCATTATCGCCCTCAGCTTAACGGACCGGCAATTGCAATACGAGAGTATCAAAGCGCAAAAGGAACTGGCCGCTTCGCCTAATGCCAAGGTGATCGTCATGGGAGCAAAAGGCAGTGTGCCTTTGATCGTTAGTGATAAATAG